One Mus musculus strain C57BL/6J chromosome X, GRCm38.p6 C57BL/6J DNA window includes the following coding sequences:
- the Utp14a gene encoding U3 small nucleolar RNA-associated protein 14 homolog A isoform X1, which yields MEKARMMERMSLKHQNSGKWAKSKAIMAKYDLEARQAMQEQLAKNKELTQKLQVVSESEEEGGADEEEALVPDIVNEVQKTADGPNPWMLRSCSRDAKENEIQADSEQLPESAAHEFPENEENDKPVAEEDELLKELEKRRSLRKRSELNQAAEPLGNQETKDSTSQEVLSELRALSKKLSKENHLSKKQKKSPAKAVDLVWEEEPAPEEDEPLLLQRPERMRTLEELEELGKEDSLPNKERPRPSVEGEQVRRNPQNHSKGKNKKEQMISLQNLLTTRTPSVTSLALPTTVEELEDEGARDQKQMIKEAFAGDDVIKEFLKEKREAIQANKPKAVDLTLPGWGEWGGMNLKPSARKRRRFLIKAPEGPPRKDKNLPNVIISEKRNIHAAAHQVRVLPYPFTHHQQFERTIQNPIGSTWNTQRAFQKLTAPKVVTKPGHIIKPITAEDVDCRSSPRSDVPVMQSNPKQHSKHQKQRKKSSIG from the exons atggaaaaagccaGAATGATG GAGCGAATGAGCCTTAAGCATCAAAACAGTGGGAAATGGGCCAAGTCAAAGGCCATTATGGCAAAATATGACCTGGAG GCCCGCCAAGCTATGCAAGAGCAGTTGGCTAAGAACAAGGAACTGACCCAGAAGCTGCAAGTTGTGTCAGAGAGTGAGGAAGAGGGAGGTGCTGACGAGGAAGAAGCCCTCGTTCCTGACATAGTGAATGAGGTACAGAAGACGGCTGATGGACCCAATCCGTGGATGCTCAGGAGTTGCAGTCGTGATGCAAAAGAAAATGAGATCCAGGCTGACTCTGAACAGCTGCCTGAGTCTGCAGCCCATGAGTTTCCTGAAAATGAGGAAAATGACAAACCAGTGGCAGAGGAAGATGAGTTGTTGAAGGAATTGGAGAAAAGGAGATCCCTTAGGAAAAGATCTGAGCTCAACCAGGCTGCTGAGCCACTGGGtaaccaagaaacaaaag ATTCTACCAGCCAGGAGGTATTATCTGAATTGAGGGCATTATCTAAGAAACTCAGTAAGGAAAACCATCTatctaagaaacaaaaaaagagtccAGCAAAGGCTGTTGACCTggtctgggaagaggaacctgCCCCAGAGGAAGATGAGCCTCTCttgctgcagaggccagagagaatGCGAACTCTGGAGGAACTAGAAGAGCTAGGTAAAGAGGACAGCCTTCCAAATAAGGAGCGCCCTAGACCTTCAGTAGAAGGGGAGCAGGTGAGGAGGAACCCACAGAATCACTCCAAggggaagaacaagaaggaacAAATGATCAGTCTACAGAACCTCCTGACTACAAGAACTCCCTCTGTGACGTCACTGGCGCTTCCGACAACAGTAGAGGAGTTG GAAGATGAAGGGGCAAGAGACCAAAAGCAAATGATAAAGGAAGCTTTTGCTGGGGATGATGTCATCAAAGAGTTcctaaaagagaagagagaagctaTCCAGGCCAATAAGCCAAAGGCTGTGGATCTGACCTTACCTGGCTGGGGAGAGTGGGGCGGGATGAACCTGAAGCCCAGCGCCAGGAAAAGACGCCg GTTTCTTATTAAAGCCCCTGAGGGGCCTCCAAGAAAAGATAAGAATTTGCCCAATGTGATTATCAGTGAGAAGCGAAACATCCATGCGGCAGCTCACCAG GTGCGGGTCCTTCCATATCCGTTCACCCACCATCAGCAATttgaaaggaccatccagaatcCTATAGGATCCACATGGAACACCCAGAGAGCATTCCAAAAGCTGACTGCTCCCAAGGTCGTTACCAAGCCAGGCCATATTATCAAACCCATAACAGCAGAGGATGTGGATTGCCGATCTTCCCCAAGGTCTGACGTGCCTGTCATGCAGAGCAATCCAAAACAACACTCCAAACATCAAAAACAACGGAAGAAAAGCTCTATAGGTTGA